The Nocardia sp. BMG51109 nucleotide sequence CTGCCGCCGGGCTACGCCGCCGCCGAACTCGCGCCGCTGCTGTGCGCCGGCATCATCGGCTACCGGGCGCTGCGGCGGGCCGCGCTGCCGCCGGGCGGCCGGCTGGGCATCTACGGTTTCGGGGGCAGCGCGCATCTGGCCGCGCAGGTCGCCTTGGCCCGCGGCGACGAGGTGCACGTGATGACCCGCGACGCGAAGGCGCGCGAGCTGGCGCTGGAGCTGGGGGCGGCCTCGGCCCAGGGGGCCGACGACGAACCGCCGGTCGCGCTGGACGCGGCGATCCTGTTCGCGCCGGTCGGCGATCTGGTGCTGCCCGCCATGGCGGCGCTCGGCCGCGGCGGCGTGCTGGCCGTCGCGGGCATCCACCTCAGTGATATTCCCGCGCTGAACTACCAGCGGCATCTGTTCCAGGAACGCGAGATTCGCTCGGTCACCGCCAACACCCGCGCGGATGCCCGCGAATTCCTGGCTTTCGCCGCGGAACACCGTCTCGACGTCACCGTGCACCCGTATCCGCTGGACGGCGCGGCGCGGGCGCTGACCGATCTGGCGCACGGAAAGTTTGCCGGTGCGGCGGTCCTGATCCCCTGACACGCCGCAGACACGCCGAGTTTTCTACTCCTGGTTCGCGATTCGTGCCCACTCTCCGGGGTTCTGCTGCTTTGCTGGGAGATAAGTGGCGAAAGGAACCGGAGGCGTGAGCGATGCATCGGGTAACGGGGCGGCAATCCGTCCGTACCGCACGGCCGTGGCTGTGGACGGCGCTGGCCGTGGCCGTCGTGGGGGCGGCCGCGGTGTGGGTGGTCCGACCCGATCCCGCCGCCTGCCACAGTGAGCCCGCGGCCGATTCCCCGGTGCTGACGCGGACGGTGATCGCGCCGAGCCCGGCCGCACCCGACCCGGTTCCGCCGCTGGAGCGGCTCGACCCGCCGGTGCCGGGCGAGGCCCGCTACTACGCCTTCGGGCCGGGCGTCGCGTGCTCGATTCCGGACCTGCCGCTGGACGGGTTCTACGTCGGCGTGCCGACGAGCGAATACGCCGGAAGTTCGGTCTGCGGCGCCGTCGTCGAACTCGGCGGCCCGCTCGGCACCGTGCGCGCGCATATCGTCGACCGCTGCCCGGGATGCGCTCCGGGCCAGTACGACCTGAGCACCGCCGCCTTCGCGCGGATCGCCGACCAGCACGACGGCGTCGCGCACATCAGGCTGCGCCGGATATCCAACCCCGTCCCGATCCCCGAGGTGCTCTACCGCGTGAAGGACGGTTCGTCGGCCCACTGGCTGGGCCTGCTGTTCGCTGATACCGGAAATCCGGTGAGCCGCGTGGAGATCCGGCCCGAT carries:
- a CDS encoding expansin EXLX1 family cellulose-binding protein; this encodes MHRVTGRQSVRTARPWLWTALAVAVVGAAAVWVVRPDPAACHSEPAADSPVLTRTVIAPSPAAPDPVPPLERLDPPVPGEARYYAFGPGVACSIPDLPLDGFYVGVPTSEYAGSSVCGAVVELGGPLGTVRAHIVDRCPGCAPGQYDLSTAAFARIADQHDGVAHIRLRRISNPVPIPEVLYRVKDGSSAHWLGLLFADTGNPVSRVEIRPDAGGAGRALTRGPDNYWSVSGAGPGPFTASVTDTEGHRVDIPGITVSPGAVRRTGVGMYRFPELAPAPAATATAPVTTPPPASCS
- a CDS encoding zinc-binding alcohol dehydrogenase family protein: MTAWRVLRPGPIDGRPMDLVQTPVREPGRGELLVRVLACGVCRTDLHVAEGDLPVHRTGVVPGHEVVGEVVALGAAAGNGWFSIGDRVGIAWLRHTCGECAYCRRGAENLCPNSRYTGWDADGGYAEFATVPADYAHPLPPGYAAAELAPLLCAGIIGYRALRRAALPPGGRLGIYGFGGSAHLAAQVALARGDEVHVMTRDAKARELALELGAASAQGADDEPPVALDAAILFAPVGDLVLPAMAALGRGGVLAVAGIHLSDIPALNYQRHLFQEREIRSVTANTRADAREFLAFAAEHRLDVTVHPYPLDGAARALTDLAHGKFAGAAVLIP